The Rahnella aquatilis CIP 78.65 = ATCC 33071 genomic sequence TCGCGCATTGCTGGCGAAAGTGAGCGAGTACCGTGGCCAGATGCCGGGTTCGATTCGCCCGCTGGTGCAGTTATGGCGTGAGCGCCAGAATTTGCAGGTGGTGCTGGGGGATGAAAAAGCCCGTAACGCCCGTCAGCAGGTGTTGAATGAAGAAAAACTTCAGTCGATGGCCGCCGCACGGCAGGTGCTGGAAAACAACCTTGCGGATACGCGGCGTAAGCTGGAAAATCTGACCGACATCGAGCGCCAGCTTTCCTCGCGTAAACAGATTCAGGGGGATTTGCCGGATAATGATGCCACCGCACCTGCGAAAGCGGCTTCCGGTAATCCGGTCAAACCTGCCGAAACCTATGCGCCGCCCGCTAAGGATCAGAACGCAAAATGACGATACGTAAAGCTGCCAGCTTATTGCTGGTTGATGATGATCCCAGCCTGTTAAAACTGCTGGGCATGCGCCTGACCAGCGAAGGTTTTCGCGTCACCACGGCGGAAAGCGGTGCTGAAGCGTTGCGCTTGCTGCACCGCGAACGTATTGATCTGGTGCTGAGCGATTTGCGCATGGATGAAATGGATGGCATGGCGCTGTTCGCCGAAATCCAGAAATTCCAGCCAGGCATGCCGGTGATCATTCTGACGGCGCACGGTTCTATTCCCGATGCGGTCGCCGCCACCCAGCAGGGCGTATTTGGATTCCTCACCAAACCGGTTGACCGTGATGCGCTGTATAAAGCGATAGATGAAGCACTGGCGCAGTCCAGCCCGTCGGCCGATGAAAGCTGGCGCGAATCGATTGTCACCCGCAGCCCGATCATGTTGCGCCTGCTTGAACAGGCCAATATGGTCGCGCAGTCTGATGTCAGCGTGCTGATTAACGGCCAAAGTGGCACCGGTAAAGAAGTGCTGGCGCAGGCCATTCACGGTGCCAGCCCGCGTGGCAAGAAAGCCTTTATTGCCATTAACTGCGGCGCGTTGCCGGAACAGTTGCTGGAATCCGAATTATTTGGTCACGCCAAAGGGGCATTTACCGGCGCGGTGAGCAGCCGGGAAGGGCTGTTCCAGGCAGCAACCGGTGGCACGTTGTTCCTCGATGAAATCGGCGATATGCCGCTGTCGCTGCAGGTAAAATTGCTTCGCGTGTTGCAGGAGCGCAAGGTGCGCCCGCTGGGCAGCAATCAGGATATTGATGTGGATGTGCGCATTATTTCTGCGACACACCGTGATTTGCCGAAAGCGATGGAGAAGGGTGAATTTCGCGAAGACCTGTTTTATCGCCTTAACGTCGTCAGCCTGAAGTTGCCGACGCTGAGTGAAAGATCAGAAGACATTCCGCTGCTGGCCAATCATCTGCTGCGTATCGCGGCGCAGCGGCATAAACCTTTTGTGCGCAGCTTTTCGACGGATGCGCTGAAACGGCTGATGGCCGCCAGCTGGCCGGGCAATGTGCGCCAGTTAGTGAATGTCATCGAGCAATGCGTGGCGCTGACGTCTGCACCGGTGATCAGCGAAGCTCTGGTGCAACAGGCGCTGGAAGGAGAAAACACCGCTCTGCCGACGTTTGCCGATGCGCGTAATCAGTTCGAGCTGAATTATCTGCGCAAGCTGCTGCAAATCACCAAAGGCAACGTGACGCAGGCAGCACGTATTGCCGGGCGTAACCGCACCGAGTTTTACAAGTTGCTGTCCCGCCATGAGCTGGAAGCCACCGATTTTAAAGAGTAACGGGAATTTACTTTCAGAGGCCTGAGGTACATTCCTGTCGCTGAACTATGATACCTTTAGCGCCTTCGCATGCCTCCGGCATCCGAAACCAGATTGTGAACCATGCTGCCGCTCAGGAAGGCGGAGAGCAAACGAATGATTATAAGGGTCCGCCATGAAAAAGATTGATGCGATTATCAAACCATTCAAACTCGACGATGTCCGTGAAGCACTGGCTGAAGTCGGGATTACCGGAATGACCGTGACCGAAGTGAAAGGCTTTGGCCGTCAGAAAGGTCACACCGAACTGTACCGTGGTGCTGAATACATGGTCGATTTCCTGCCGAAAGTGAAAATCGAAATTGTCGTGGCGGATGACATCGTGGATACCTGCGTGGAAACCATTATGACGACCGCCCAGACCGGTAAAATCGGTGACGGTAAAATCTTCGTGTTTGATGTAGCGCGTGTGGTGCGCATCCGTACCGGCGAGCAGGACGAAGAAGCGATTTAATGTTTCATCAGGGCGGGTAATGTCAGGTTACCGGCCCTGAGTTTTTACTTTCCGTTTGTCCCTCTCCGTTTGTCCCATCTTGTTATACCAATCAGTTTTTAATCAATTATTCCCCAGGCCTTTGTTTATTTTGTTTTTATTCCTTAATGCTGTTCAGCGCCCTGTAAAACTCCTTCCCGTAATCACCACAAAAAATGCTATTTGTTATTTTTATGTGAATCTTGTGGGGTTTTTATTGTGACTTCATTGAAAAAGTGAGAGTAAAATCACGTTTGTTGTTATACCAGTTCGAAATACTTGTCAGATACGTTGTAGTCACCCACTAAAACAATTCAGGGTGAAAGTATCGGGCGGCCGGAACTGGTGTGGATTGATCTCCGTTGATCGTGGTTTTCACACCCATTCAAAAGGCTTTGCAATGTCACCACAAGAAAAACCCATACGCATTTCCCGTCGCGTATTTTTAGGGGGCGCACTGGCGGCGCTTTCCGTTCCGCTGATGAATAAGCTGCTGCTCAGCCCGGTCTATGCTGCGCCGGTTGCCGGTTTGTCACAGGCAAAACAGGATTTCACTCAACTCTCACTGTATCTGACCGGGCACGACCAACTGGATCCGGCCCTTTCTGAACGTTATTACCAGACGATGTTAGCGCTGTACCCGGATTTCACCGCACAGGTTCAGGCTTTGCAGGCGTTTATCACGGCAAATCACATTGATGCCGCTGATTTGCAAAAAACGCTGGACGCACAGCAACCGGCGCTGGCGAAACTGCCGCGCAGCATCCTTCAGGCGTGGTATCTCGGCGTGGTCGGCGATGGCAAACAGGCGGTTTGTCTGGCGTATGAAAACGCGCTGATGAACGTCGCGGTACGCGATCACCTCAATCCGCCGAGCTATGCCTACGGTGCATACGGCACCTGGGCAAAACAGCCTGTCTGAAAATAACATTCAAAAAGGGTTAAGCAATGAGTAAACAACTTTCCGCTGACGTCGTTGTCATCGGCTCGGGGATCTGTGGCTCGCTGGTCGCACAGCGTCTGGCAAAGCAGGGCATCTCCGTCATTATTCTGGAATCCGGCCCGCGCATTGATCGCGGTACGCTGACTGAAAACTTCCGTAATTCGCCGCGCAAAAAAGACTTTATGTCGCCATATCCGTACTCGGACTGGTCACCGCATCCGGTCTATAAACCGGAAGATAATGATTATCTGCAACAGCAGGGGCCGTATCCGTTCCCGGCGGAATATATCCGTATTATGGGCGGCACCACCTGGCACTGGGCGGCGCAGGCGTGGCGCGTTCTGCCAAACGATATGAAGATCAAAACGTTGTACGGCGTGGGGCGTGACTGGCCGTTATCCTATGACGAACTGGAACCGTTTTATTACGAAGCTGAAGTGAAAATGGGCGTCTCCGGTGCGCCCGATAACGGCTCACCGCGCAGCCAGCCTTTCCCGATGGAGCCGGTCGCCGAATCCTGGCTGCAACAGCGCTTTCGCGAGCGTCTGGCACCGGGCGGCTATGACGTGATCGTCAACACCACCGCCCGTAACAGCCGTAACTACGACGGGCGTCCGGCCTGTTGCGGTAACAATAACTGTATGCCGATTTGCCCGATTGACGCGCAATATCATGGCGGCATCGCCGCGCAGGCTGCTGAAGCGGCGGGTGCAAAACTGATCACCAGCGCGGTGGTTTACCGTCTGGAGCATGACGAAAAAGGCCGCATTGTCGCCGCGCATTATTACGACCCGGATAAAGGCGAGCATAAAGTCACGGCAAAAAACTTTGTGCTGGCTGCCAACGGTATCGAAAGCCCGAAACTGTTGCTGATTTCCGCCAGTGATAAATATCCGGACGGGCTGGCCAACAGCTCCGGCACTGTCGGGCGTCATCTGATGGATCACCCGAGTAATTCTCTGACGTTTGAAACCGAAGAACCATTGTGGGCGGGCCGCGGGCCAATGAGTCCGGCCTCTATCAACAGCCTGCGCGACGGCGATTTCCGCAAAGATTATGCCTCGTTCCGTATCGATATCGCCAACTCTTCCCAGGTGCAATCGGTCACGCAGGATCTGCTGGCGGAAGGCGTTTACGGCATCAGCCTGGATAACGAAATTCGTCGCCGGGCATCGCACCAGACCAGCCTGAAAAACGTGATGGAGCAGTTGCCGAACTACGACAACCGCATCATTCTCAGCGACAAAAAAGACAAACTGGGCATCCCGAAACCGGCGGCGATTTACCACATGGACGATTATGTGCATCGCGGTATGGCGCGCGCCGTGAAGGAATACACTGAGATTGCCAGACTGATGGGCGGCACCAATTTGCGCTTCAGCAAGCCGGGCGTTTACGGCAATAACCAGCATATTACCGGTACGATGAGCATGGGGCATGACCCGAAAGATTCCGTGGTGGATGCGTTCGGACGCACTCATGACCATGAAAATCTGTTCATCACCAGTACCGGCGTAATGCCGACGTCTGCCACGGTCAACTCGACGCTGACTGCGGTCGCCCTGGCGTTACGTACCGCTGACCATCTTGCCAAAACTGCGCTATAGGCTGACTGACATGACTCTGAACCGTTTAACTCAAAAACGTCTGACGGGCGCGTTGCTGGCCTTTGGCCTGAGCCTCAGTGCGGGCGCAGCTTATGCCGCGTTGTCGCCGCAACAGGATGCGCTGATCAGGAAAGGCGAATATATCGCAGTAGCCGGTGACTGCGTGGCCTGCCATTCCACCGAAGGCGGTAAGCCATTCGCCGGAGGTCTCGGGCTGGCGACGCCGCTGGGCACCATTTATTCGAGCAACATCACGCCGTCTAAAAAGGACGGCATCGGCAATTACACGCTGGAACAGTTTGAACACGCGGTGCGCGATGGCGTGCGCGGCGACGGCGCGAATCTGTATCCGGCAATGCCGTATACCTCGTATGCCAAAATCAGCGATGACGACATGAAAGCGCTGTACGCCTATTTCATGCAGGGCGTGCAACCGGTGGATGTGCCGTCAACGCCGACCGCGCTGCCGTTCCCGTTCAACGTGCGTTTGTCGATGGCGGGCTGGAATTTGCTGTTCCTCGAGAAAGGCGCGTTTAAAGCCGATCCGTCGAAAAGCGATCAGGTGAACCGCGGGGCGTATCTGGGGGAAGCCCTCGCGCACTGCAGCACCTGCCATACGCCGCGTAATGCGCTGATGGCGGAGCAGGGCGATAAAGCGCTGGGTGGCAGCAGTCTGGGCACCTGGTTTGCGCCGAATATCACCCCGGATGCCGTCAGCGGTATTGGCAACTGGAGCACGGATGAAATCGCCGGTTACCTGAAAACCGGTCATGTGCCGGGTAAAGCGCAGGCGGCAGGGCCGATGGCGGAAGCTATCGATCACAGCCTGAGCCATCTGAGCGACAGTGATTTACAGGCGATTGCCGTCTGGCTGAAACAGACCACGCCGGTCACTCAGGAAGGGCAGGCGAGAGCCGCCGATCAGTTCGGATCACCGGCAACTTACGTTGATACTCTGCGTGGTGTTCCGCGTCCAGCCGGTGCCGATAAAATGACCGGCTGGCAGGTGTATGACGGCTATTGCGCCAGTTGTCATCAGCCCGACGGGCGGGGCAGTAAGGACGGTGGTTTGCCGTCGCTGATAAATAACACCGCGCTGGGACATCTGAACAGCGACAATCTGGTGATGGCGATCCTGCATGGCGTGCAGCGTGGGCCGGAAAGCAAAGATGTCGCGATGCCGGCGTTTGAGCATTTGCTGTCAGATACGCAGGTTGCCACACTGAGCAATCAGTTGTTGCAGCAGTTTGGTAACGATCAGGCGAAAGTGACGCCGGAGAGGGTGAAGGAATTACGCGCAGGCGGCACGCCTTCGCCGCTGCTGGAACTGGCGCACTGGGGAATGGGCATTGCCGGGCTGGTGATTATTCTGCTGATTTTGCTGTTCCTGGTGCGACGTCGCCGCCGTCATTAATCCATACTGATGCGGCAAATAAAAAAGGCTGACACTCTGTGTCAGCCTTTTTCTTTTCGTGCAGGGATTAAATCACTTTATGCGGGCCGAAGCATTCGTAATGAATGTTCGCTTCGCTGATGTTCATCGCCAGCAGTTGTTTTGCCGCAAACTGCATAAAGCCAACCGGGCCGCACAAATAGAAATGCATCGCCGGATCGCTCAGCTGATCGCTGACTTTGCTCAGATCCATCAGCCCTTCATACTGAAAATGTTCACCGGGTAAATCGTTCGTCTGTGGCTGGTTATACCAGACATGGCTTTCCAGTTGCGGCAGACGACCCTGCGCGCTTGTCACTTCACCGGCAAACGCATGCACCGCGCCGTTTTCTGCTGCGTGCAGCCACTGAACCGGGGCATGGTGTCCGTGCTCTGCCAGTGTATTAAGCATGCCTAACATCGGCGTCTGACCGACACCGGCGGAAATCAGCGCCACCGGCGTGGTATCGCTGATATCCATAAAGAAATCACCGTGCGGGGCGGCCAGATGAATGATGTCGCCCGGCTGCGCAAAATTATGCAGGAAGCTGGACACCGCGCCCTGACCTTCGCGTTTTACCGCGATGCGGTAGGTTTTGCCGTTCGGTGCCTGTGTCAGGGAATACTGACGAATTTCCTGATTTTCCAGCGAGGCGTCACGGATATACACCGCCAGATATTGTCCCGGCCGGAAGTCAGCCACCGGTTTGCCATCGACAGGTTCCAGCAGGAAAGAGGTGATAAGCTCACTCTGCGGCTGTTTTTCGGCGATGCGGAATTCGCGTGTACCACGCCAGCCACCGGTTTTTTCTGCACTGTCCTGATAAATTTCGGCTTCGCGGTTAATAAATACATTTGCCAGCACACCATAGGCTTTGCCCCACGCATCCAGCACTTCCTGACCCGGACTGAACATTTCATCCAGCGTTGCCAGCAGGTGAGCGCCGACAATATTGTATTGCTCAGGCTGGATGGTGAAGCTGGTGTGTTTTTGCGCGATGCGTTCCACTGCAGGCAGCAGCGCCGCCAGATTTTCAATATTAGCGGCGTAAGCGCAGATGGCATCAAACAGCGCCTGACGCTGATCGCCGTTGCGCTGGTTGCTCATATTGAAGATGTCCTTCAGCTCGGGATTATGCGCAAACATGCGGTCATAGAAATGTGCGGTCAGCTTCGGGCCGGTGGCAGCGAGCAATGGAATGGTGGATTTAACGGTGGCGATAGTGGCTGAATCAAGCATGGTGAACTCCGTGTCTGTGATGATTATATTTAAACATGTATTTTAAATGCATCTTATATAAACCCACAAATTCTGTAAACACCCCCTAAAGGGGTAAGGGCTTTTCCGGTAGAGTGCTGAGTCACAAAGCTGAAATTTGTACATGATCAGGTGAATAAATATCTCTTGATCATGGACAGAGGTTCGCAGATCAAAGCCTTGCTGTATCTGGAGCCAATCGTTTGCCTAAAAACCTCAAGCTGACCCTATCCGAAGGCCGCTTAAACATTTACACTGTGGCGCAGAACCCGGAAGGGGCGTTTATTTTTAGTTTGTTGAGTCAGGAGATGCGGATGTTAAAGCGTGAAATGAACATTGCCGATTATGATGCTGAGCTGTGGGCAGCAATGGAAAAAGAAGTTGTTCGTCAGGAAGAACATATCGAGCTGATTGCGTCAGAAAACTATACCAGCCCGCGTGTCATGCAGGCTCAGGGTTCGCAACTGACCAACAAATATGCCGAAGGCTATCCGGGCAAACGTTATTATGGTGGTTGTGAGTACGTCGACATCGTTGAACAACTGGCTATCGACCGTGCAAAAGAATTGTTCGGTGCCGATTTCGCCAACGTTCAGCCACACTCCGGCTCACAGGCCAACTTTGCGGTATACACCGCGCTGCTGCAACCGGGCGACACCATTTTGGGGATGAACCTTGGACATGGCGGTCACCTGACTCACGGTTCACCGGTTAACCTGTCCGGTAAACTGTATAACGTGGTGCCTTATGGTATCGACGAAAGCGGCGACATTGATTACGAAGACGTGAAACGTCAGGCCGAAACGCATAAACCGAAAATGATCATCGGTGGTTTCTCCGCATTCTCCGGTATTGTTGACTGGGCAAAAATGCGTGAAATCGCCGACAGCGTGGGTGCTTACTTCTTCGTTGACATGGCACACGTTGCCGGTCTGATTGCTGCGGGCGTTTACCCGAACCCGGTTCCGCATGCACACATCGTGACCACCACCACGCACAAAACCCTGGCTGGCCCACGCGGCGGTCTGATTCTGGCGAAAGGCGGTGACGAAGAATTCTACAAAAAACTGAACTCTGCCGTCTTCCCGGGTGGTCAGGGCGGCCCGCTGATGCACGTGATTGCCGGTAAAGCGGTAGCACTGAAAGAAGCGATGGAACCTGAGTTCAAAATTTACCAGCAGCAGGTGGCTAAAAACGCACAGGCTATGGTGGCGGTGGTTCTGGAACGCGGCTACAAAGTGGTTTCCGGCGGCACGCACAATCACCTGTTCCTGATGGATCTGGTGGATAAAAACCTGACCGGTAAAGAAGCCGATGCCGCTCTGGGGCGCGCTAACATCACCGTGAACAAAAACAGCGTTCCTAACGATCCTAAGAGCCCGTTTGTGACGTCCGGTGTGCGTATCGGTACTCCGGCCGTGACTCGTCGCGGCTTCAAAGAAGCTGAAGCACGTGAACTGGCTGGCTGGATCTGTGACGTGCTGGACAACGTGAACGACGAAGCGACCATCGAACGCGTTAAACAGAAAGTTCTCGACATCTGTGCACGCTTCCCGGTTTACGCGTAATATTTGCGAAGCCGTTCAGCTGCTAAAACCCGCTCCGGCGGGTTTTTTTATGGGCATGTATCAGAATTTGTGAGCTGGCAGACATTACTGGAGTAAGAAAGCGTCTGCGGATTGCTAGCGATTGTGAGCTTTGTCAATGTATTGGCCTCACACCGGAGGATTTATGGAATTGCGTTCCACGCGCTGGCTTGCACTCAGTTATTTCACCTATTTTTTCAGTTACGGTATTTTTCTTCCTTTCTGGGGCTTATGGCTAAAAGGCGAGGGCATCTCCTCCGAAAGCATCGGCCTGCTGCTCGGCGCGGGTCTGGTCGCCCGTTTTCTCGGCACGTTAATCATTTCGCCATCCATTAAAGATCCTTCTTATCTCATTACCGGCCTGCGTATTCTGGCGCTGCTCACGCTGGCGTTTGCCGTTGGCTTCTGGTTTGGCAACGGCTGGGCGTGGCTGATGATCAACATTGCTGGTTTCAGTCTGTTTTTTGGTCCGCTGGTGCCGCTGACTGATGCGCTGGCGGGTACGCTGCAACGCCAGATCAATATGGATTACGGCAAGGTGCGGGTCTGGGGT encodes the following:
- the qseG gene encoding two-component system QseEF-associated lipoprotein QseG — protein: MMKFSGWLHALSRCRIILLSAPLVLAGCVPHSANNPYYQHVSDQVVPDSKVIDFRIAPCETLWALDDNDALTNSLYWLRAMDCADRMSDAQARYQAQQIPATSWERVFKQSILLAGADPDQQQRRALLAKVSEYRGQMPGSIRPLVQLWRERQNLQVVLGDEKARNARQQVLNEEKLQSMAAARQVLENNLADTRRKLENLTDIERQLSSRKQIQGDLPDNDATAPAKAASGNPVKPAETYAPPAKDQNAK
- the glrR gene encoding two-component system response regulator GlrR, encoding MTIRKAASLLLVDDDPSLLKLLGMRLTSEGFRVTTAESGAEALRLLHRERIDLVLSDLRMDEMDGMALFAEIQKFQPGMPVIILTAHGSIPDAVAATQQGVFGFLTKPVDRDALYKAIDEALAQSSPSADESWRESIVTRSPIMLRLLEQANMVAQSDVSVLINGQSGTGKEVLAQAIHGASPRGKKAFIAINCGALPEQLLESELFGHAKGAFTGAVSSREGLFQAATGGTLFLDEIGDMPLSLQVKLLRVLQERKVRPLGSNQDIDVDVRIISATHRDLPKAMEKGEFREDLFYRLNVVSLKLPTLSERSEDIPLLANHLLRIAAQRHKPFVRSFSTDALKRLMAASWPGNVRQLVNVIEQCVALTSAPVISEALVQQALEGENTALPTFADARNQFELNYLRKLLQITKGNVTQAARIAGRNRTEFYKLLSRHELEATDFKE
- the glnB gene encoding nitrogen regulatory protein P-II, coding for MKKIDAIIKPFKLDDVREALAEVGITGMTVTEVKGFGRQKGHTELYRGAEYMVDFLPKVKIEIVVADDIVDTCVETIMTTAQTGKIGDGKIFVFDVARVVRIRTGEQDEEAI
- a CDS encoding sorbitol dehydrogenase family protein, yielding MSPQEKPIRISRRVFLGGALAALSVPLMNKLLLSPVYAAPVAGLSQAKQDFTQLSLYLTGHDQLDPALSERYYQTMLALYPDFTAQVQALQAFITANHIDAADLQKTLDAQQPALAKLPRSILQAWYLGVVGDGKQAVCLAYENALMNVAVRDHLNPPSYAYGAYGTWAKQPV
- a CDS encoding GMC family oxidoreductase, which gives rise to MSKQLSADVVVIGSGICGSLVAQRLAKQGISVIILESGPRIDRGTLTENFRNSPRKKDFMSPYPYSDWSPHPVYKPEDNDYLQQQGPYPFPAEYIRIMGGTTWHWAAQAWRVLPNDMKIKTLYGVGRDWPLSYDELEPFYYEAEVKMGVSGAPDNGSPRSQPFPMEPVAESWLQQRFRERLAPGGYDVIVNTTARNSRNYDGRPACCGNNNCMPICPIDAQYHGGIAAQAAEAAGAKLITSAVVYRLEHDEKGRIVAAHYYDPDKGEHKVTAKNFVLAANGIESPKLLLISASDKYPDGLANSSGTVGRHLMDHPSNSLTFETEEPLWAGRGPMSPASINSLRDGDFRKDYASFRIDIANSSQVQSVTQDLLAEGVYGISLDNEIRRRASHQTSLKNVMEQLPNYDNRIILSDKKDKLGIPKPAAIYHMDDYVHRGMARAVKEYTEIARLMGGTNLRFSKPGVYGNNQHITGTMSMGHDPKDSVVDAFGRTHDHENLFITSTGVMPTSATVNSTLTAVALALRTADHLAKTAL
- a CDS encoding c-type cytochrome — encoded protein: MTLNRLTQKRLTGALLAFGLSLSAGAAYAALSPQQDALIRKGEYIAVAGDCVACHSTEGGKPFAGGLGLATPLGTIYSSNITPSKKDGIGNYTLEQFEHAVRDGVRGDGANLYPAMPYTSYAKISDDDMKALYAYFMQGVQPVDVPSTPTALPFPFNVRLSMAGWNLLFLEKGAFKADPSKSDQVNRGAYLGEALAHCSTCHTPRNALMAEQGDKALGGSSLGTWFAPNITPDAVSGIGNWSTDEIAGYLKTGHVPGKAQAAGPMAEAIDHSLSHLSDSDLQAIAVWLKQTTPVTQEGQARAADQFGSPATYVDTLRGVPRPAGADKMTGWQVYDGYCASCHQPDGRGSKDGGLPSLINNTALGHLNSDNLVMAILHGVQRGPESKDVAMPAFEHLLSDTQVATLSNQLLQQFGNDQAKVTPERVKELRAGGTPSPLLELAHWGMGIAGLVIILLILLFLVRRRRRH
- the hmpA gene encoding NO-inducible flavohemoprotein, with the protein product MLDSATIATVKSTIPLLAATGPKLTAHFYDRMFAHNPELKDIFNMSNQRNGDQRQALFDAICAYAANIENLAALLPAVERIAQKHTSFTIQPEQYNIVGAHLLATLDEMFSPGQEVLDAWGKAYGVLANVFINREAEIYQDSAEKTGGWRGTREFRIAEKQPQSELITSFLLEPVDGKPVADFRPGQYLAVYIRDASLENQEIRQYSLTQAPNGKTYRIAVKREGQGAVSSFLHNFAQPGDIIHLAAPHGDFFMDISDTTPVALISAGVGQTPMLGMLNTLAEHGHHAPVQWLHAAENGAVHAFAGEVTSAQGRLPQLESHVWYNQPQTNDLPGEHFQYEGLMDLSKVSDQLSDPAMHFYLCGPVGFMQFAAKQLLAMNISEANIHYECFGPHKVI
- the glyA gene encoding serine hydroxymethyltransferase; protein product: MLKREMNIADYDAELWAAMEKEVVRQEEHIELIASENYTSPRVMQAQGSQLTNKYAEGYPGKRYYGGCEYVDIVEQLAIDRAKELFGADFANVQPHSGSQANFAVYTALLQPGDTILGMNLGHGGHLTHGSPVNLSGKLYNVVPYGIDESGDIDYEDVKRQAETHKPKMIIGGFSAFSGIVDWAKMREIADSVGAYFFVDMAHVAGLIAAGVYPNPVPHAHIVTTTTHKTLAGPRGGLILAKGGDEEFYKKLNSAVFPGGQGGPLMHVIAGKAVALKEAMEPEFKIYQQQVAKNAQAMVAVVLERGYKVVSGGTHNHLFLMDLVDKNLTGKEADAALGRANITVNKNSVPNDPKSPFVTSGVRIGTPAVTRRGFKEAEARELAGWICDVLDNVNDEATIERVKQKVLDICARFPVYA